AACTAACCCCCGGACTTCAAGGACCAAAATCCTGATACTCTCTGAAGCTCTccttctccttaaaaaaaaattcgaTTCAAGTaggtcgtgttggtctgaagtagcagaacaaattttgagtccaatggcatctttaagcccCACAAAGTTTTACTGAAGTTGTAAGTTTCCGTGGGCATGACACACTTTGTgtgccatgcacacaaaagcttaaaacttgaataaaaaattgttggtcttaaacgtgccgcTGGACTCAACATTTGATTAGAAAATTAGCTTCGCTTGGTAAATAATTCCACCATGTATTGCAGTAGCCTTCAACACCTCCCCTCTCCAGCAAACAGAGAGAGATTTCAGGGCAGATCAGTAGAAAACGGAGACAGAGTTTGTCTATATATTCCTGAAAATAGGGTTGCATCATGGGTCTCATCATCCATTCTGCCAAAGTTCATGGCCGACTGCCTACCCGGAGGGCAGGGAAATGGGGCCACCCACAGAAAAGGCCAGGGGCTCTTTATACCTGTGGCCAAAaaagtgtttgttgttgttacgcTGAATGGTGTTATTTTGTAAAACTGCATCTTCAAAACCTCCCTCAAACGACAAAACAGGGTCACCGATCTGTTAGGGCCATGGAGCAGCAAAAAGGGAGCGCATTTCCTAGAGAGTATTGGATCCCTTGATAAGGCAATGCAGCCtggcattaacccccccccccaatatgtttTCTTAGAAATTCCCAGTGGAGAAAAAAGCTGACAGCAACCTCCAAGAAAACTCCAGTGGGCAGTTGTCATGGCGACGGCTGGCTCCGCCCTGCCTCGCCAGGAAGGACCGGATGGAACATATTAGTTGTTCTTAAAAGAGTTGCCATGACAACCCACACAAGAGACATATTCAGCCAAGGTCACCATGGAGACCTCAAGTTGCAAGGAGGATGGAGAAAGCTTGCAGTTATACGATACTCTGGAGGGATTTTATTTTGGCTGCTCAGCAGGAAAAGCAAACCTCAAAGAAGGCTCCACGTCCAAGCGGCTAAGTACGAGAGGAGAAAAAGCTACAAGGCTTTGGTTTGGTCGAAAACCAGGCTCAGAACCGGCCTGCAGGGCTACATCTTAGAGCCCAGGATgtcagaaaaaggaagaaagtacCTCTCTCTGTGCATGTCGAAAGTACATTTCCTGTGCCATGGAAAAAAACACAGCTCAGTCATCCCCTTCCACACTGGGCAAAACCATCCTTGGTGTCAACATTCAGCCCCACAAATCAGCTCAAGTTATCCTCTTAAACACCGAGATATAGGTTTGAATAGTCGAACAGGCTGAGTCCATGTCATTACTATCAGTCCACCCTTTAAATGGACGGTTTCCCGAACTAACGTATGTTAAGAGAAAGCGTCTTTTAATCCCTTTCTCCTGCCTGTATAAGCCTAGGTCAGGCTTTTCTTAACGGGGTTTAGCAAAGCCATTTTAACAGGGAAACTCAGGTCCTGTCAAGCCTGGGGGACGCGAAGAACCACCTTGCGATGTCCTTTGCTTTTTCCCTGTCGCACTCAGCTAGTTTTGCTGCAGGTCAAGGCAAAAAACGAACGACCAGGAAAACGAAGATGGGACATTCGATTCCAAAGCGGATGAGGACGAATAAGCCTGTAAAATGCACCTCccttgaaaaaaagagagagaaagatggttgccagctccttaaccccccccccccaatcatgctGCAGGGAGGCGTCTACCTAGCGTCCATTGCATTCCACCATGAAACTGGCTTCACTGCtagtaataatgataataatattcaCCAGCAATATGAGCATGAGGAAGAGAGTCTACATCATCCTGAGGGCTAGTCCCCTTGCCCAAGTGGTTACCAGGACCAGCAAGCTGCTGAACAGGACAGGAGATTCCCATGTCCTCAACTGGCCTAGCTCTGATCACCGCCACTTGCTTGCTGTGTCCACGTGTTGCCTTCGTGGCTGGCATGAAGCCTGAAATAGAGGGGGTATCTGGGAGTCAGAGGCTGCCTACACGAGGAACCTCTGCCCCATCTGGGCTGTTGACCCATAGAAGCCCAGGTGGGAGGGCAAGGGTCATCCTGCAACAAGACAGATCTGGGTCCTCTTGAGGCAGATCCGGGAGGCCTCTTGAACAGACTCTCCTGTGCCGCATGGAGCAAACAACTCCAAAGCAACAGAGTCAGGCTGGTGAAATCTTAAAACAAAAATTTTCCCCATCTGGAGTTTAAATGTAAAAGCCACCTTGGCTGGTTTGGAAAATGGCTGACTTCTACTTTTTCTCTTGCGTTCTTCAGGACATTCACAAGGAACACCTTCCCTCCAAGGAAAAAGTCATTATTgcagcaaaaaaaccccaaaaccacaAATAGTTTCAAAAAATACATCAATATGTAATTGTCACAGGAGACATTGGCCGTCGCTTCCATGATTGCAAACTACACAGGTAACCAAAAGCTAGTGTAGTGTGATGGTTAGTGGTGAACTAGGATCAGGGTTCTAATCCCCATTCAACTAGGGTGACCTTGAaccatctctcagcctcacctaccttacaaggttgttgtgagaacaaaattgCTCTGAACAAAATTTCAAAGAATGATGTTTGCTGTTCTGAACTCCTTGGGGTAAAAATGTACTAGGTAGATTTCTGTCCCCCAGGAATGCTTGAATAACAGGGGAAAATGGGGGTGGTACCAGATTATGACACCTTTATAAAGCTTACTTTTTTGTTATTGCATCTGTGAAAATTAGATCGAAGGCCATCCAAAGGACTGCAGTTTCTGCTGTTGGTGACGGCTTCACTTGTGCATCTCCCTGCACATGTCATGTCAATATGTGCAGAGATCTTTCTACCTAGAGTAGCTCAGTTTGCAGTTAGGTTAGGGGGCCtccacactgtgattgttagggggtcttcatacttatatGGATTGCAGACCTCAATAATGAAAAAGGGTAATATGCATGCTCTGTTAGTAACCGAGCATGCGCATCGCTCACTGAACAAGCATGCAGACCACAAACCTCATAAGTGTGAATGTCCCCTCAGATATTGGGGCACTGTGTTTGTGCGTCCTGCCAGGGCTTTTGTGAAGCTGTCGGTTGCTTCCAAATTCCCAACTATATCTGGGAAGGATGCCCGTCAGTTACCTGTGCAGCACAAGTAAAAGCACCaactgtgctctgctaaggccctgcgAACCCTTAAACTGATTCTTCTGGTGCTTCGGGCCCTGTGAGTCCTTAaactgcttgcctgcctgtctaGTAAGAATCAACTGGACTCCCTTTTCTCTTATTTTGCCAGTCCCTCTTAGATTTGCCAGTCCCTCTTAGATTTGTACCAAATCCTCATATACCTCGCCTGACAAACAACGCAAAAGTCTGTTTAAtgtcaagtaaataaaatgcactCAAACGGAGACCCTTCAGTGCGTTTTGTTCACTCCTGACTCTGATCTCAGCCGAAGGAGCCAACTATAAGCGGTAGGGCTGCATTCCCCGCCTCGCTCGAGACGGGCAGTTGCTGAAACCAATCACGGTACCCCCCCTCCCTAGCCCATCAGAGGTGACTGAGAGCTGCGTTTTCCTTCTGACCCAGTACACCCACAGCTGATGCAACCCTGGTGCAATCAGCCGCAGCGCTGTCTCCTCGGCTGAGCGCTCTCTCCGCCGGTCCTGCTAATAGTAAAATAGTCCTGCTGATGTCTGGGAATTATAGGCGGGCAGAAATACAGAAATCCCCGTAGCAGACTGGGATTGCATTCTCAGCCTGGGGCCAGAGAGTGACAACTAAGAATATTATTTAACTGTCTACGTAGTAGGTGCTATACAGAAAGGCTAGGGGGGCTCCCACTACGCTGGATCACGGGACCAGAATTCCCAATGAAAAGTAAAACGTCATCCTTGCTAGGACCAGCCATGTGGTGTGCAGACTTTTGAGTTACACACTTCTCTTTCTcgggtgggagagggggggggagtgtatgcGCATATCCCTTTAGCTTTTAAAATCCCCTTTGAAAATAAGTTTTGCAAATTGAATGCTTGCACATAGCTTTGTAAACACAGGCTGATCTAATCAAAAGAGTGTTTTATTTGCCGTGGGAATTATATTGGTCAAATGAGGGGAGCAATGGGAACAGCAGCCCTCTACAGCCGCCAGGAAAGATCCCAGGCACAAGGAAACACGCCGGAAAGCTGCCTTTGAAATACTGTAGTCTTGTGGGGCTCTGAAGGTTATCTGTGGACCAGCCTCTGTTGTAAACAAACCCACATTCCATGAGTTCACCAGATCTTCCGAGGCCTGTCCCTTTCCCTCAGCTTCAATTTACATCCCTGCAAAATGGAAATATTCAGCACTTGACACATTTATAGGGCTGTTTGAGAAACCGGAAAGAATAATAAATTGCTGGAGATATTTGAACCCCATCGGTAGAAGCATAACCACCAATGGAAAGGAAGCCATTCTGTCTCCTAaagaagtccaggagcaccttaaagaccaacataaAACTGCTGGAAGAAGTTTAAGGTGTCCTGGGACTTGTCCCGTTTTAATGTATGATGACCTTCCTGAAAAACTGAGTGAAACTCAAAAGCTAACATTATCCCTAGaaagagacatttttaaaaatgttttcatctCCTTTGGGGGGAGACACCCAAATCAGTCTGTCTCCCAAGACTCTGACTTGAGAGAACCTTAAGCCCAGCACAGCCTCCAGATCATGGGGTCATCACTCCTAGGCAGAGGCACAGCTACAGTCTAAGAAGCCAAAAATTGATTTGTGCCAGGTTGTAACCAACAAACCATATTCGTGCCCCTTCACCCCAGTGTAATCTGATTCAGGTTTCCTCAcatctgggagtgggtgggctcgGTTTCCGTCCTGAGCTAGGACTATAAATCTAGAGTATAATTCTAAGGTGAGTCCATGCTCCAGGCTCTTACCTACCAGTAAGGATGTACTGCATGTGCACCTCTCTCTAAAAAGAGGCAGCCCTTTTGAAACTGTTATTTCCTAATTGCTTACATTTCAATTAACCCAATCAGgttttatatgtttattttttacggtggccagattgtcccacttttggagggacatctgggggcacctggcaaattgtacttatgttgaaattaaaatatatatatatatattacaatactatttttgcgttctatgaacatttttgttgctccatatagaccaaattttaatcaagacccccccacacacacacacacaccggtcaatggtgtcccgctttaccagggttaaaatctggccacctcaATTTTACTATGTATTGTTATAGGGTTACGTTGTGAGCCGCCCCGAGCCCCCCAGGTGGAAGGCGGCAtggaaatatatgaaaaataataaatcaatcaaatatATAAATCATGATGCGGCTGCTTCCGCGCACGCCCAAAAGAGGCCCCCGTCCTCAGCAGTAAGGACAGGTGTCTAATCCGGATTCAGAGGCCCGAAGCTTTCGCTCTCCCTGCCCTCCGCCTTTTGGGTGGGGTGCGCGTAAAGACGCCAGCCTTTCCGTCTGCCGAGCCTGTTCCGTGGCGAGCAAAATCCCCGGGGAAAATCACGAGCCCGGAGGAGGGATACGCGACGAGGCTGCGCTGCGGCTCGGGAGGCGATATAGGGAGGCTCCACCCCGACGGTGACTCATTCCCGTCTCGACCCAGGCACCAAGTAGACAGACATCGTTGATCCGGAGTGAGACGCCGGTGGGCGAGACCGAGGACATGGCTTTCTAGACCTGCGTCGATCTCGAAGCCAGCGAGCGTGTGTTGCGCGCTGCGACAAAACCAGCAAAATGGAGTGAgtacagaattggggggggggtgtttctcccCCGGGcggaggttgccagctctgggttgggaaagaccgggaggttttgggggtggagccgggagaggGCGGGATTTAGGGTTgcgtggggagggacctcggcgGAGTATGGTGCTGGGGAGGCCACTCTCCGAAGTAGCCGCTTTCTTCCGGGGGAATGGATCTCggtcgcctggagaggaggtctaattccaggggatccccagctcccacctggggactggcatccctaatgtcaGACAGCCTGGGTGGCAGCTGCTATGTCCGTCCAGCAGCCTCCACTGCAGGGTTGGAGGAGAGATACCCGAGTGCCTTCCTGGCTCGCTTCCTGTTTACAGAAGGCTTTCCGCCTGTGCTTTATGCCTAAACCCACTGGGAGAAGCCGGTGGCGCCATTGCGCACTgacagctcccctcccctttccaagcacggaagggaggagagaagcgGAAGGGGGCGAGGCCCATGTGCCTTGGCTCCAGCCGTGCCTCCTGGGAACTGCAGGATTTTTCCGTTCCCGCTGTCGCTCAGTGACTTCCTTCGTGCGGCATAGCCAAGGCCAGCCCAAACCGTGGGGGACGCTGAACAGCTGCCTGGCATGTTAGGACACAAGGGCTGTGCACTTTTGTTCCCTTAAGCAGCTGCCGTCGCAGAGTGGATTAGAGCCGCAAGCAGGAGCGTGACCTTCAAAAAGCACCTCTCCCGTAGCCCGTAATCTGGAACACAGGGCTATTaccagcctaccttgcagggatgttgtaAAGCTTAAGACAATATGTGAAACACTTGGGACCCTATACAGACTCTAAATGTTTATATCTTCGTGTCCTCCTCCTGCAGACCAGCTAGGATgacaggagaggggagagagattaCGAGACCACGTTCTCTGCAGTCAACACAGCGCATTCTGCAATGGCTTCTACTGAAGGGCTGCTATTTTGACGGCTGATGTCTAGGCTGCCCATAGCCAGGCTTTGGAGCGCCTTAAGAAGTCTTTTGGGGTTTTCTGTGTGGCACACAGCTCTTTCTCCCCTACAGAAAGCTAACCACAGAAAGCATGGATGTCCCCCTTGCCTTacgatttccctcctccttcagGTCTCGCTTtgccgccaccgccacccctGCCTGCAGGAGCCGAGCCCCTCCTTGCGTGCTGCATCCCAACCCTGCGTCTGCCGTGAGCAACCGTCGCTACAATGTCTCTGCTGGCGACGCTGACCCTGGACCTCGACCTGACCATGCTCCCAGCTAGCACCATGCCCTGCAGGCCGGAGCTGCTCAAGCACCGGCTGCCCCACGCCGGTCCCTACGAGCTGCTCACCGGGCCTGTAGACGAGGGCTTTGTCCTCAGTATGGAACGCCCACCACTGACAGGTGAATacatcggaggggggggggggagagggagggagagaagagtctCCAGGCTCAGGAGAAATGGGCAACATCAAGCTCACATGGAAGGAAGATCACAtggagctgctttatactgagctGGGCCGTGgttcagtattgcctgctcagaccggcagcagctctccaaggtctcaggcagaggttttcaacctcacctgctgctgccgagtccttttagctggaggtgtAGGGGACCGAACCTGTGATCTTCTGTGCCAAAGTGCCTCCCCAGCCTTTCCTTATGACACAGAACAAAGGAAAGCTAATAATTCACTTACATTAATAAAACAGCAGTGGTTTTGCCAACAGACAGATCAATTCATCAAACATAGTGGAGGTCTACATTTTTTAAAGCATAGACTTCTGAACGTTTTCAATGTCCGAAGCCCTGCCCCTTGTGTCAGGGttgaggacacacacacacacccctctggcTAGTTTAAGGACAGgttgaaagggggaaggaaatttATGTTTCAAGAAAAACGGCAAACATTGGAGAGCGAGCTCCCACTGATTGGGAAGTAATTCAGCTCTGCATTTTAATCGTGTGCTAggccagggatggtcaaactgtggccctccagatgtccatggactacaattcctaggagcccctgctaggggctcctgggaattgtagtccatggacatctggagggccacagtttgaccacccctgtgctAGGCAGTCCTGTATGGCTCCAGGCCCCTGGTTGTCTACCCACCCCTGACTTTGCTGCTGTTCATGTGCAGGTGATGGCTACTCAGACTGGATGACGGAGCGCACAGACCTGGCCACGCTCCTGAGTGTGTCAGGGGAGCCCTCTCCGCTCTCAATGCTCTCCCCTCCTACTCCGGACCTGGAGGCCATGGCCTCCTTGCTCAAGAAAGAGCTGGAGCAGATGGAGGACTATTTCTTGGAAGAGTCGCTCTCTCCTGACCAGGTAGCGCCCAGCACGCCCCCTTCCGATGGGAACTTCCACTTTCCCTTTGGTGACGGCTTCCAGCCCTTGGAGCACCACGGCACGCCTGCTCCCTTGCAGACCTTGGATTCAAGTTGCTTAGAGTTGCTAGAGCTCTACGGCAGAGATGCGCCCGCAGAGATCCCCCTGCAGGGCAGCGAAGAGCCCATCCCACTGCAACGCCCGCCTGCCCTACCGCCAAAGGGGGACCGACGGCAGAAGAAGCGAGACCAGAACAAAACGGCAGCCCTGCGGTACCGTCAGCGCAAACGGGCTGAACACGAGGCACTGGGGGACGAGTGCCAGGCCCTAGAGGCACGCAACCGTGAGCTGCGCGAAAAGGCAGAATCGATCGAGAGAGAGATCCAGTATGTCAAAGACCTGCTTATTGAGGTATATAAGGCACGGAGTCAGCGCTTGCGCACCTCCCCCTAGATGGAGGGAGTTGCACCCCAATTCTCTtttgtttccctctccccaaatggaaaAAGAATACTTAAGGGGGCACTGAATGTAAACAAGACTGGAGGAAGCACGTAGGAATAAAGTATGGGAGGCATTGGGAATCGGTAGCCTGTGACATGGGTGGCTAGTATATGAACTATGCAAGAGGCATGCAGACTCAAGTGGGGCTACTAGGCTGAGTAGGTGAGGGTGAGGGGTAGGTGGATTTCATTTGGAGGAAAATGGGACTGCTGGAGGTAAGGAGACCCAAGGTTATCCTGTTTTGGAAATAAGCTTGGGGTTTCTGGGGGATAGGCTGTATGGGGTTAGTCTCTTTCTCTTTATCAGGTACCATAGTCCGAAGGCCTTGCGATGGCCGTTTTGTATGTATACTTTCATAGCACTTCTTTTTTGCGCTACTTTTTCTCAATTATGCACCAATAAACATTGTTTTAAACATACGCTCTGAGTCACATTGAGTGAGAGTTGAAGCAAAGGCACCTCAAGCTGCAAACCAGGCAACCAGCTGGGAAACACTAAGGGTTTATTAAACAGAACGTCAAACAACTTAAAACTTGCCTGCCACTGGGTAAGTGGAAGGAAGGCTGTGGGATGTCATGAGCTACAGCCCGTAATGTAAAGTAGCATCCTTCTTCAGTGTACTCCTCCTCAAGCTCTGTAAGTTTGGAGGCTGCGTTCATAAGTCCCAGCCTCAAGAAGGCCCAGGGGGGCTCCAGCCTCATCCCAAGAAAGAAGCTGTAGAGACATTTTGCCCAACCAGGTGAAGCCTTTTCTAGTAAAAATCGTCATCTCCTTTTTCCACTGGCTGCTGGTTCTGGATTTGTTGCTGCTTCCGGTACAGTTCAGCCACCTGCAACCAGagaaacatttcatttttgtttcatttattgaGGTTTAATAGCCAGTAAGCCATACACCTAAACATTCAAGACTTAACCCCCCCTCTAAAACAAAAGTTTGCCACATCAACTACAAAATTTTGATGTAAAACAATTTCAATCTTCCTTTATTGGGGaaggatgaatatttcaaaatTCATGTTCTCAATATTTTGGACAGTAAAAGAGAACATGTGATAATGTTCTGCTATTTGGCAGTCACGGTAGTGCTGGTTTGGAGGTATCTGAAGAAAACAACCCTTCCCCTGAGCTGTGGGTAATGCACCGCAGTGTGCAATCATATGCAACCGTCTCAATTTAGGAACTGAATATGTTCAAGTACGGAGGGAGATCAAGTTCAATGCAGTACGTTGCTCCCAGGTGAAGTGGAGAACCTTTCTGCCTAGTGGAACCAGAGAAACATTGTGGGCAGCTGTCTCTGTTTTCATGATTTCCCTACCATATCAGAACTATGATGTCATTTTTATAGATCAACCATTTTTCTCCATGATCAGGGACGCAAAGAAGCTTTTCACATTGTTTCTTCTACCTGTGCCACTTAACCCTCATAACAACCATGCTATGAAGGCAGGGACTGACGGGCTCAAAGTTAGCTGGCAGGCTTTCCAGGGTTGAGCAAGGGAGGACCTCGTCCCAGGTCCTAATCTGTCAATTACTATGCCATACCAGCCCTGAAGCTCCACTCTTTGCATAATCTTGACCATTGCTGCATAAGTCCTCGGGAAGGCTGGTTTCCTTACTGTACCCTGTCATATTTTTGAAACATTCTCACAGCAGGAAATATCCAGTCCCAAATGGGACAAGATTAGCTAATTTAGTCCCCCCCCATTAATACATgtggtaaaaaaaatggagagaagCCATTCTGTACACAGCTGTAGGATACTGTCAGTTTACTTATTTCTGTAAGTCTGCCCTTCATGTCCCGCCACCTCTATACCTGGCTGCTGGCAGTGGCCTCTTCTGGTTTCTTATCCTCTCGGATGCGGAGGAATCTAGGGAAGCGTAGAGAAATCCCCTTTTCCTCATCCACCTACAGTGGAAAGACAATTGGATCGTGAAGCTGGATCAAAGTCCTGCAATAGCCACAGCACAGTTTTATACCCAAGGCAATTTATCTTTCCCAACAGTCCCTGTGCACAGGTGCTATAGAGACAGGTAAAGAAAGTGTGGCCTCAAAGCTACTCTCAAGCTACCTCCTCTGTAACAGCTTTTGCAATTAGAGACTTGATTTGGTATATGCATTTTATATCAGAAGATTTTGGCAGCACCTCCTGCAGGTTAATAAAATTTGTCTTTATTGTGGGAGCTATGGTTGCAAGAACAGCAACTGTGCAAATGACTGCTAAGTCTCCATTCAAATATAATCCAGTATTCTGAGCAATAAGCTTAAAAGGAACTTTAGCCAAGATGGGCCAACACATTCATTTCTATCTGGGCTTACAAAAGTGCCATTAGGGAGGTTCTacattcctttctccagaattACAGTATTCGGAATTGAGGCAAATTTTTCATAGCTGAGAGAATAATGGCCAAATTCTTCCGGATTTTACTTGGGGATATTCAGCTAAGCTGACCAGCTGGGGCAGTGGGAACTCAGAGCCCTATGTTGCCTCAGCTGGAGCTGACTTCTGATGCTTGATTTAAACcgagctgcaagaggagccaaCCTAGGATCAGCTGGGGCGGTGGGAGCCAATACTCTCGGCCAGGTCTGCATGCTGCCAGAAGAGACCTCCCCATTGCACACAGAAATCTTAACTAAAGATCCCAAAATTTGCAATATAGATGTT
The Paroedura picta isolate Pp20150507F chromosome 16, Ppicta_v3.0, whole genome shotgun sequence genome window above contains:
- the ATF5 gene encoding cyclic AMP-dependent transcription factor ATF-5, encoding MSLLATLTLDLDLTMLPASTMPCRPELLKHRLPHAGPYELLTGPVDEGFVLSMERPPLTGDGYSDWMTERTDLATLLSVSGEPSPLSMLSPPTPDLEAMASLLKKELEQMEDYFLEESLSPDQVAPSTPPSDGNFHFPFGDGFQPLEHHGTPAPLQTLDSSCLELLELYGRDAPAEIPLQGSEEPIPLQRPPALPPKGDRRQKKRDQNKTAALRYRQRKRAEHEALGDECQALEARNRELREKAESIEREIQYVKDLLIEVYKARSQRLRTSP